Proteins from one Rosa chinensis cultivar Old Blush chromosome 7, RchiOBHm-V2, whole genome shotgun sequence genomic window:
- the LOC112179509 gene encoding protein TSS isoform X2 has product MIVQAFKHILQAVIAAVNNTEKMAASIAAALNLMLGAPENEEFNKSFNVHSLVWRWLEVFLRKRYGWDVSSFNYNDVRRFAILGGLCHKVGIEMVPRDFDMESPNPFQSSDIVSLVPIHKQAACSSADGRQLLESSKRALDKGKLEDAVAYGTKATIYQQRALDINERELGLDHPDTMKSYGDLAVFYYRLQHTELALKAFRG; this is encoded by the exons ATGATAGTGCAAGCTTTTAAGCACATACTTCAGGCAGTGATTGCTGCTGTTAATAACACTGAGAAAATGGCTGCCTCGATTGCTGCTGCATTGAATCTTATGTTGGGGGCTCCAGAAAATGAAGAATTCAATAAGTCTTTCAATGTGCATTCCCTTGTGTGGAGATGGTTGGAAGTATTCTTGCGAAAGAGATATGGATGGGATGTTAGCAGCTTCAACTACAATGATGTGAGGAGATTTGCGATTCTAGGTGGCCTGTGTCATAAG GTGGGCATTGAGATGGTTCCACGAGATTTTGATATGGAGTCTCCAAATCCATTTCAGAGTTCTGATATTGTCAGCTTAGTTCCAATACATAAG CAAGCTGCATGCTCTTCGGCAGATGGTAGGCAACTATTGGAGTCATCAAAAAGAGCCTTAGATAAGGGAAAACTTGAAGATGCAGTTGCATATGGCACTAAG GCTACAATTTATCAACAAAGGGCTCTGGATATCAATGAGAGAGAATTAGGGCTTGACCATCCAGACACCATGAAGAGTTATGGGGATCTTGCTGTGTTCTATTACAGACTTCAACATACAGAGCTGGCTCTCAA GGCTTTCCGAGGGTAA
- the LOC112179509 gene encoding protein TSS isoform X1 — MIVQAFKHILQAVIAAVNNTEKMAASIAAALNLMLGAPENEEFNKSFNVHSLVWRWLEVFLRKRYGWDVSSFNYNDVRRFAILGGLCHKVGIEMVPRDFDMESPNPFQSSDIVSLVPIHKQAACSSADGRQLLESSKRALDKGKLEDAVAYGTKATIYQQRALDINERELGLDHPDTMKSYGDLAVFYYRLQHTELALKYGLLLV, encoded by the exons ATGATAGTGCAAGCTTTTAAGCACATACTTCAGGCAGTGATTGCTGCTGTTAATAACACTGAGAAAATGGCTGCCTCGATTGCTGCTGCATTGAATCTTATGTTGGGGGCTCCAGAAAATGAAGAATTCAATAAGTCTTTCAATGTGCATTCCCTTGTGTGGAGATGGTTGGAAGTATTCTTGCGAAAGAGATATGGATGGGATGTTAGCAGCTTCAACTACAATGATGTGAGGAGATTTGCGATTCTAGGTGGCCTGTGTCATAAG GTGGGCATTGAGATGGTTCCACGAGATTTTGATATGGAGTCTCCAAATCCATTTCAGAGTTCTGATATTGTCAGCTTAGTTCCAATACATAAG CAAGCTGCATGCTCTTCGGCAGATGGTAGGCAACTATTGGAGTCATCAAAAAGAGCCTTAGATAAGGGAAAACTTGAAGATGCAGTTGCATATGGCACTAAG GCTACAATTTATCAACAAAGGGCTCTGGATATCAATGAGAGAGAATTAGGGCTTGACCATCCAGACACCATGAAGAGTTATGGGGATCTTGCTGTGTTCTATTACAGACTTCAACATACAGAGCTGGCTCTCAAGTATGGTCTTTTGCTTGTTTAA